In a genomic window of Streptomyces koelreuteriae:
- a CDS encoding DUF3662 domain-containing protein, with translation MGALSALEETLENRWDALWAKVLDKDPVEVVDALRRECDDNAVVCGKDHVMVPNAYDVELADEVHDRLASHSTHVCQALTDALVRHAERKGYEFAGPLAVHVARCPEVPNGRYRVASRVMEHVSVDGFFDAAH, from the coding sequence ATGGGCGCGCTGAGTGCGCTGGAAGAGACACTGGAAAATCGCTGGGACGCCCTGTGGGCGAAGGTCCTCGACAAGGACCCGGTCGAGGTCGTCGACGCCCTGCGACGCGAGTGCGACGACAACGCCGTGGTGTGCGGGAAGGACCATGTGATGGTCCCCAACGCCTACGACGTGGAACTCGCCGACGAGGTGCACGACCGACTGGCCAGCCACAGCACCCATGTGTGCCAGGCCCTCACCGACGCCCTGGTCCGCCACGCGGAACGCAAGGGCTACGAGTTCGCGGGCCCGCTGGCGGTACATGTCGCCAGGTGCCCGGAGGTCCCCAACGGCCGCTACCGCGTGGCCAGTCGCGTCATGGAGCACGTGAGCGTCGACGGCTTCTTCGACGCGGCACACTGA
- a CDS encoding N-acetylglucosamine kinase gives MQDSTPYAVGIDVGGTKTQLRALSGGGVVVDLVRSSTGWRPHDPGAAADRLAALIHDALPAGAHPSAVAVGAHACETPRQCEAIRAALHERLGAPVLVVGDAELLVPAAGLDKGVGLVAGTGSVAVGRLPDGGPVQVGGWGAVLGDEGGAAGLVREAARAVWAAHDRGEGPDALAAGLITAFEVAEVPALGAALEAAADVSAEWGRHSPVVFAAAEAGSPLARAVIAEGGRALAALVVRLARRGVAVDDVVVAGGMVLAQPALYTAFVSALTEVLPGARPHPLRVPPVEGALALARSLL, from the coding sequence GTGCAGGACTCCACTCCTTACGCGGTCGGTATCGATGTGGGCGGCACCAAGACACAGCTCCGCGCCCTCTCGGGCGGTGGCGTCGTCGTCGACCTCGTCCGCAGCAGTACGGGCTGGCGACCGCACGACCCCGGGGCCGCCGCCGACCGGCTGGCCGCTCTGATCCACGACGCCCTTCCGGCCGGCGCACATCCGTCCGCCGTCGCCGTGGGCGCTCACGCCTGCGAGACACCACGCCAGTGCGAAGCGATCCGGGCCGCGCTCCACGAGCGGCTGGGGGCGCCCGTCCTGGTGGTGGGCGATGCCGAACTGCTCGTCCCGGCCGCGGGGCTGGACAAGGGCGTCGGTCTGGTCGCCGGTACCGGTTCGGTGGCGGTGGGGCGGTTGCCCGACGGCGGTCCGGTCCAGGTCGGCGGCTGGGGTGCCGTACTCGGTGACGAGGGCGGCGCGGCCGGACTCGTCCGCGAGGCCGCGCGGGCCGTCTGGGCGGCGCACGACCGCGGCGAGGGGCCCGACGCGCTGGCCGCCGGGCTGATCACCGCCTTCGAGGTGGCCGAGGTGCCCGCGCTCGGCGCGGCACTGGAGGCCGCCGCGGACGTCTCCGCCGAGTGGGGCCGCCACTCCCCCGTGGTGTTCGCCGCCGCCGAGGCGGGCTCGCCGCTCGCCCGGGCCGTGATCGCCGAGGGCGGCCGGGCGCTGGCCGCGCTCGTCGTACGGCTCGCCCGGCGCGGGGTCGCGGTGGACGACGTGGTGGTGGCGGGCGGCATGGTGCTCGCTCAGCCCGCGCTGTACACGGCGTTCGTCTCCGCGCTCACCGAAGTCCTGCCCGGGGCCCGGCCGCACCCCCTGCGTGTGCCGCCGGTCGAGGGCGCCTTGGCGCTGGCCCGTTCACTCCTGTGA
- a CDS encoding nucleoside/nucleotide kinase family protein: MPLTFDDLVHRARALSRGGRRTILGIAGSPGAGKSTLAEHLVRELNGSGEPWVAHVPMDGFHLADTELERLGRRDRKGAPDTFDAAGYAALLGRLREGTDDEVVYAPGFERVLEQPLAGAIPVPPTARLVVTEGNYLLLETGAWARVRHGLDEVWFCELPERERVRRLIARHEQFGKSHEGAVAWVSRSDQPNAELVATTRARADLVVPESALPRVET; this comes from the coding sequence GTGCCGCTCACCTTCGACGACCTCGTCCACCGTGCCCGCGCCCTCTCCCGAGGCGGCCGGCGCACGATCCTCGGTATCGCGGGCAGCCCCGGCGCGGGCAAGTCGACGCTCGCCGAGCACCTGGTGCGGGAACTGAACGGATCCGGCGAACCCTGGGTCGCGCACGTCCCCATGGACGGCTTCCACCTCGCCGACACCGAACTGGAGCGGCTCGGCCGCAGAGACCGCAAGGGCGCGCCCGACACGTTCGACGCGGCCGGGTACGCGGCCCTGCTGGGGCGGCTGCGGGAGGGGACGGACGACGAGGTGGTGTACGCGCCCGGCTTCGAGCGCGTCCTGGAGCAGCCGCTCGCGGGGGCGATCCCGGTGCCGCCGACGGCCCGGCTCGTCGTCACCGAGGGCAATTACCTGCTCCTGGAAACCGGCGCCTGGGCCCGGGTCCGCCACGGGCTCGACGAGGTGTGGTTCTGCGAACTCCCCGAGCGGGAGCGCGTCCGCCGACTCATCGCTCGTCACGAGCAGTTCGGCAAGTCCCACGAGGGGGCGGTCGCGTGGGTGTCGCGCTCGGACCAGCCCAACGCCGAACTGGTCGCCACGACCCGGGCACGGGCCGACCTGGTGGTGCCGGAGTCGGCGCTGCCGCGTGTGGAGACGTGA
- a CDS encoding phospholipid carrier-dependent glycosyltransferase, which translates to MWDLRIAPAVPRPVPFPPPAPAGAARRPGRRWWVPLLVVVLLAQMAFAMVTTAVRQTPTIDEPVYVGAAAEYTQEHRLRRNPEHPPLGKLLIGAGVTLADPHLDPSFSGDQGELGRHLLYESGNDPWRLMLWARLPVIALTLLFGLVVLAFARELAGTAGALTALALYCFSPDVIAHGSLATLDVPAAGFVLTSAWLLWRARHRPRLYVPLAGVALGAALATRISTLPAVPVLMALGAVSVWHASAGGRGRMLLRAVAGAGVVALAAVAVVWATYLMVDPRLRWDPEQQVPHVRGVRGLLVEMLPFPEAYRDGMRIQFGLENRPWQGFLFGRLYSGSLWYYLPAALLVKTPLGMLGLWVCGAVVVIAVRRLRPAAPYVLAAPVVLLLASMQGARDFGTRYAVFLPLFLAVGAGCVLVVRRLWVSGAVGALVVFVAVSSVRTFPCYLPYSNEAFGGPGRTRELLHDSNVDWGQDLGRLAERLREERYAGERVWLVYKGSGVPAAYGVEAGDPRAVPVDEVRGLLVVSDSAAAKATGRLAGLIRSSRPVDDVGHSITIYRR; encoded by the coding sequence ATGTGGGACCTCCGGATCGCTCCCGCCGTTCCCCGGCCGGTGCCGTTCCCTCCCCCGGCACCGGCCGGGGCCGCGCGGCGGCCCGGCCGCCGGTGGTGGGTGCCGCTCCTGGTGGTCGTGCTGCTCGCGCAGATGGCCTTCGCGATGGTCACGACCGCCGTGCGGCAGACCCCGACCATCGACGAACCGGTGTACGTGGGCGCGGCAGCCGAGTACACACAGGAGCACCGGCTGCGCCGCAACCCCGAGCATCCGCCGCTCGGCAAGCTGCTCATCGGCGCCGGGGTGACGCTCGCGGATCCCCACCTCGACCCCTCCTTCAGCGGCGACCAGGGCGAGCTGGGGCGGCACCTGCTCTACGAGTCGGGCAACGATCCCTGGCGGCTGATGCTCTGGGCCCGGCTTCCCGTGATCGCGCTGACGCTGCTGTTCGGTCTGGTCGTGCTCGCCTTCGCCCGTGAACTGGCCGGGACCGCAGGGGCGTTGACCGCACTCGCGTTGTACTGCTTCTCCCCCGATGTCATCGCCCACGGTTCACTCGCCACGCTCGACGTGCCGGCCGCGGGGTTCGTGCTGACGTCGGCGTGGCTGCTGTGGCGGGCCCGCCACAGGCCCCGGCTGTACGTGCCGCTCGCCGGGGTGGCGCTGGGGGCGGCCCTGGCGACGAGGATAAGCACACTGCCTGCCGTACCGGTGCTGATGGCGCTGGGCGCCGTATCGGTGTGGCACGCGTCGGCGGGCGGCCGGGGCCGGATGCTGCTGAGGGCGGTGGCGGGCGCGGGGGTGGTGGCGCTGGCCGCGGTCGCGGTCGTGTGGGCCACGTATCTGATGGTCGATCCGCGGCTGCGCTGGGACCCCGAGCAGCAGGTGCCGCACGTACGAGGGGTGCGGGGGCTGCTGGTCGAGATGCTGCCGTTCCCTGAGGCGTACCGGGACGGGATGCGGATCCAGTTCGGCCTGGAGAACCGGCCGTGGCAGGGGTTTCTGTTCGGCCGGCTGTACTCGGGCTCGCTCTGGTACTACCTGCCGGCCGCGCTGCTGGTGAAGACACCGCTGGGGATGCTCGGCCTGTGGGTCTGCGGTGCGGTGGTGGTGATCGCGGTGCGACGGCTGCGGCCCGCGGCGCCGTACGTGCTGGCCGCTCCCGTGGTGCTGTTGCTGGCCTCCATGCAGGGGGCACGGGACTTCGGGACCCGGTACGCCGTCTTCCTGCCGCTGTTTCTCGCGGTGGGGGCGGGCTGCGTTCTCGTGGTGCGACGGCTGTGGGTCTCCGGTGCGGTGGGGGCGCTGGTGGTGTTCGTCGCCGTCAGTTCGGTGCGTACGTTTCCCTGCTATCTGCCGTACTCCAACGAGGCGTTCGGCGGGCCGGGCCGGACACGGGAGCTGCTGCACGACTCCAATGTGGACTGGGGGCAGGATCTCGGGCGGCTCGCGGAGCGGTTGCGGGAGGAGCGGTACGCGGGTGAGCGGGTGTGGCTCGTGTACAAGGGCAGTGGGGTGCCGGCCGCCTACGGCGTCGAGGCCGGGGATCCGCGTGCGGTGCCCGTCGATGAGGTCCGGGGGTTGCTGGTGGTGTCCGACTCGGCTGCCGCGAAGGCGACGGGGCGGCTGGCCGGGTTGATCCGCAGCAGCCGCCCCGTTGACGATGTCGGGCACTCGATCACGATCTATCGCCGTTGA
- a CDS encoding ABC transporter substrate-binding protein yields MTSLGVRRSRRIGRGGIRRVVPLAAVATAGALLLSACGSESDSGGTSKSLTFWISTVPGQDAGWKKMVAQYKKETGVKVNLVNIPYDGYDAKLRNAAQANSLPDVAAVPKLDPIWANKLIDLGSIANKKSNKINKNFIAKDSSGKVLSIPSDITASGLFINETLFKKAGVSVPASPEKTWTWTEFIKAANKVREKTGAKYSLTFDQSPSRLRAMVYELGGKYVHADSSGKFSVDAATKKAVKTFVEMNDDKTMPKSVWTSGADPSAMFQSGDVVAYWSGVWQVPAFAESIKKFDWASVPTPAEPVQASDVNSGGMTVGFNNNAAAADAATKFLSWLYEPAHYQALCEASGFLPVESGLSPKYPFKSEAAQAAFKLYNESIPLYAPISGYFNTAQTNWVLKGKSLTEDPTKTELGKAINGQQSVDKALDNIVAGYNQQVGG; encoded by the coding sequence ATGACCAGTCTGGGTGTGCGGCGCTCTCGCCGAATCGGCCGCGGTGGCATACGCCGCGTTGTTCCCCTCGCTGCCGTGGCGACGGCGGGCGCCCTCCTGCTCTCCGCCTGCGGGTCGGAATCCGACTCGGGCGGGACCTCCAAGTCGCTGACGTTCTGGATCTCCACGGTTCCGGGCCAGGACGCGGGCTGGAAGAAGATGGTGGCGCAGTACAAGAAGGAAACCGGCGTCAAGGTCAACCTCGTCAACATCCCCTACGACGGTTACGACGCGAAGCTGCGCAACGCCGCGCAGGCGAACTCCCTGCCCGACGTGGCGGCGGTGCCGAAGCTGGACCCGATCTGGGCGAACAAGCTGATCGACCTCGGCTCCATCGCCAACAAGAAGAGCAACAAGATCAACAAGAACTTCATCGCCAAGGACTCGTCCGGGAAGGTGCTGTCCATCCCCTCGGACATCACCGCGTCCGGCCTGTTCATCAACGAGACGCTGTTCAAGAAGGCCGGCGTCTCCGTCCCGGCCTCGCCTGAGAAGACCTGGACCTGGACCGAATTCATCAAGGCGGCGAACAAGGTCCGGGAGAAGACCGGCGCCAAGTACTCCCTCACGTTCGACCAGTCGCCCTCCCGGCTCCGCGCCATGGTGTACGAGCTCGGCGGGAAGTACGTCCACGCGGACTCCTCCGGCAAGTTCTCGGTGGACGCCGCGACCAAGAAGGCCGTGAAGACCTTCGTCGAGATGAACGACGACAAGACCATGCCGAAGTCGGTGTGGACCAGCGGCGCCGACCCGTCGGCCATGTTCCAGAGCGGTGACGTGGTCGCCTACTGGTCCGGCGTGTGGCAGGTGCCCGCCTTCGCGGAGAGCATCAAGAAGTTCGACTGGGCGAGCGTCCCGACTCCCGCCGAGCCGGTGCAGGCCAGTGACGTCAACAGCGGCGGCATGACGGTGGGCTTCAACAACAACGCCGCCGCGGCCGACGCCGCGACGAAGTTCCTGTCCTGGCTGTACGAGCCGGCCCACTACCAGGCGCTGTGCGAGGCGTCCGGGTTCCTGCCCGTCGAGAGCGGTCTGAGCCCGAAGTACCCCTTCAAGTCCGAGGCGGCGCAGGCGGCGTTCAAGCTGTACAACGAGTCGATCCCGCTGTACGCCCCGATCTCCGGCTACTTCAACACCGCGCAGACGAACTGGGTGCTGAAGGGCAAGAGCCTCACCGAGGACCCGACCAAGACGGAGCTCGGCAAGGCGATCAACGGCCAGCAGTCGGTCGACAAGGCGCTGGACAACATCGTGGCCGGCTACAACCAGCAGGTCGGCGGCTGA
- a CDS encoding MurR/RpiR family transcriptional regulator, producing MGDEGGAPVPSPQQARAQASAITSGKAAPEAEVSPSSQLRTLFDRPRLSPGQRRIAQYLIEHITEAAFLSITDLADRVGVSQPSVTRFASAVGFSGYPALREKLQSIALGTLAGGPAEEIRGNELQAAVDAEIENLENLRRDLADPNLVIDIGRKLSSSTPLTVLGLRISVSLAEYFAYAARRIHPDVRLVTRGGSVAYDALLQSREAGGTWVLAFSMPRHAQETLTAVRVARGAGLKVALITDLALGPLADEADVAFATGTGSRLVFDSYAAPGVMCSALLQAMTDADPERTQARLEEYEQVADQHHFFLRD from the coding sequence ATGGGAGACGAAGGAGGCGCACCGGTGCCATCGCCGCAGCAGGCACGCGCACAGGCATCCGCGATCACCTCGGGGAAGGCCGCACCCGAAGCGGAGGTCTCCCCGTCCTCCCAGCTGCGCACACTCTTCGACCGGCCCCGGCTGTCCCCGGGCCAGCGGCGCATCGCCCAGTACCTGATCGAGCACATCACCGAGGCCGCGTTCCTGTCGATCACGGACCTGGCCGACCGGGTGGGCGTGAGCCAGCCGTCGGTGACGCGGTTCGCCTCGGCGGTCGGCTTCAGCGGGTACCCGGCGCTGCGGGAGAAGCTCCAGTCGATCGCGCTCGGCACCCTCGCGGGCGGCCCGGCCGAGGAGATCCGGGGCAACGAACTGCAGGCGGCGGTCGACGCCGAGATCGAGAACCTGGAGAACCTGCGGCGGGACCTCGCCGATCCGAACCTGGTGATCGACATCGGCCGCAAGCTGTCGTCGTCGACCCCGCTGACGGTCCTCGGCCTGCGCATCTCCGTCTCGCTCGCCGAGTACTTCGCCTACGCCGCCCGGCGGATCCACCCGGACGTCAGGCTCGTGACCCGGGGCGGCAGTGTCGCCTACGACGCGCTGCTGCAGTCGCGTGAGGCAGGCGGCACCTGGGTGCTGGCGTTCTCCATGCCCCGGCACGCGCAGGAGACCCTGACGGCCGTGCGCGTGGCACGCGGTGCCGGGCTCAAGGTCGCCCTGATCACCGACCTGGCGCTCGGGCCGCTCGCGGACGAGGCCGACGTCGCCTTCGCCACCGGCACCGGATCCCGCCTGGTCTTCGACTCCTACGCGGCCCCGGGCGTGATGTGCTCGGCCCTGCTGCAGGCCATGACGGACGCGGACCCGGAGCGGACGCAGGCCCGGCTGGAGGAGTACGAACAGGTCGCCGACCAGCACCATTTCTTCCTCAGGGACTGA
- a CDS encoding carbohydrate ABC transporter permease, giving the protein MTKSASDVSVSPPRRRSKYTLAPLVLIAASVVLFALFFIWPAVIGLVYSFTNYTGVGAFQFVGLDNYSTLFGDSIFFDALTRTLLYTVLFVPLNFVLSLLIANVLVSKHAKGVSVARVFFFIPWLLSPIVVGVLWRWLFGENFGLVNYLIEKVGGSAVPWQSNADLSLIVVVVAASWAWTGFSMLLFIAAIKNVPTSYYEAAALDGAGPWRQFVSITLPSIAPTSFIVILLNTIHGMKEYPLFASLNNGGPGTSNNLLVQYIYQTGFKSGQIGYASAASFVLMLILMAVAIIQLMVNRRVENR; this is encoded by the coding sequence ATGACCAAAAGCGCCTCGGACGTGTCCGTGAGCCCGCCCAGGAGACGCAGTAAGTACACCCTCGCGCCGCTCGTCCTCATCGCGGCCAGCGTCGTGCTCTTCGCGCTGTTCTTCATATGGCCGGCGGTGATCGGGCTCGTCTACTCCTTCACGAACTACACGGGCGTAGGGGCGTTCCAGTTCGTCGGACTGGACAACTACAGCACCCTGTTCGGGGACTCCATCTTCTTCGACGCGCTGACCCGGACGCTGCTGTACACCGTGCTCTTCGTTCCGCTGAACTTCGTGCTCTCGCTGCTCATCGCCAACGTGCTGGTGAGCAAGCACGCCAAGGGCGTGTCGGTCGCCCGCGTCTTCTTCTTCATCCCGTGGCTGCTGTCGCCCATCGTCGTGGGTGTCCTGTGGCGGTGGCTGTTCGGTGAGAACTTCGGACTGGTCAACTACCTCATCGAGAAGGTCGGCGGCAGCGCCGTGCCGTGGCAGTCGAACGCGGACCTGTCGCTGATCGTGGTGGTGGTGGCCGCGTCCTGGGCCTGGACGGGCTTCTCGATGCTGCTGTTCATCGCGGCGATCAAGAACGTACCGACGTCGTACTACGAGGCGGCCGCGCTCGACGGCGCCGGTCCTTGGCGCCAGTTCGTCAGCATCACACTGCCGAGCATCGCGCCCACCTCCTTCATCGTCATCCTGCTCAACACGATCCACGGGATGAAGGAATATCCGCTGTTCGCCTCCCTCAACAACGGCGGACCCGGAACGTCGAACAACCTGCTGGTCCAGTACATCTACCAGACCGGCTTCAAATCGGGCCAGATCGGCTACGCGAGCGCCGCGTCGTTCGTGCTCATGCTCATCCTGATGGCCGTCGCGATCATCCAGCTGATGGTCAACCGGCGGGTGGAGAACCGATGA
- a CDS encoding ROK family protein, which yields MHLSESARVVFDVLAEAGTATRPQLAAGAGLSKPTVSAAVAELEAAELAAHSGRASGGTGRSAAVYRLGPAAGAVLAVDLGPARTRVRGCALDGTLLAEDTGSRREAAGTVRKVLGALPAGAPLRAVVAAVGDVTTRDGEGAGERPATAKAGPVFDAMAVALPEGVPVHLENNVNCAALAELHEGAAVGRDTFGYLRIGVGIGLAVVIGGRVLRGANGAAGEVARLPYPWDDSRAPHYEGLEQRMGSRTLLRRAAETWQDTDGPRPRTAERLLALSAQGHATARAVLDAHATDVGRLAAAVVAVMDPGLIVLGGATGADPQLLPGVRAELARLSWPTEVVNSVVGDTGTVAGAAKLAVAHGIQTVTGAVLAKH from the coding sequence ATGCACCTGAGTGAGAGTGCCCGTGTGGTGTTCGACGTACTGGCCGAGGCGGGCACGGCCACCCGCCCCCAGCTCGCGGCCGGTGCGGGCCTTTCCAAGCCGACCGTCTCCGCCGCCGTCGCCGAGCTCGAGGCGGCGGAGCTGGCCGCCCACTCCGGGCGGGCCTCCGGCGGCACCGGCCGCAGCGCCGCCGTCTACCGGCTCGGCCCGGCCGCCGGGGCCGTGCTCGCGGTCGACCTGGGCCCGGCCAGGACCCGGGTGCGCGGCTGCGCCCTGGACGGCACCCTTCTCGCGGAGGACACCGGCTCCCGCCGGGAAGCCGCCGGCACCGTCCGCAAGGTCCTCGGCGCACTGCCCGCAGGTGCCCCGCTGCGGGCCGTCGTCGCGGCCGTCGGCGACGTCACCACGCGCGACGGGGAGGGCGCCGGGGAACGCCCCGCCACCGCCAAGGCCGGACCCGTATTCGACGCCATGGCCGTCGCCCTGCCTGAGGGTGTGCCCGTCCACCTGGAGAACAACGTCAACTGCGCCGCGCTCGCCGAACTGCACGAGGGCGCCGCCGTCGGCCGCGACACCTTCGGCTATCTGCGCATCGGCGTCGGCATCGGTCTCGCCGTCGTCATCGGCGGCCGGGTCCTGCGCGGTGCGAACGGCGCCGCCGGCGAGGTGGCCCGGCTGCCCTACCCCTGGGACGACAGCCGCGCCCCGCACTACGAAGGCCTGGAGCAGCGCATGGGCTCGCGCACCCTGCTCCGCCGGGCGGCCGAGACCTGGCAGGACACCGACGGCCCCCGCCCGCGCACCGCCGAGCGGCTCCTCGCCCTCTCCGCGCAGGGGCACGCCACGGCCCGTGCCGTCCTCGACGCGCACGCCACCGACGTGGGCCGGCTCGCCGCCGCCGTCGTCGCCGTCATGGACCCCGGGCTGATCGTGCTGGGCGGAGCCACCGGCGCCGATCCGCAGCTCCTGCCCGGTGTGCGGGCCGAGCTGGCCCGGCTGAGCTGGCCCACCGAGGTGGTCAACAGCGTGGTGGGGGACACCGGCACGGTCGCGGGCGCCGCCAAGCTGGCGGTCGCACATGGAATTCAAACCGTGACCGGAGCGGTGCTGGCGAAGCATTGA
- a CDS encoding phosphatase PAP2 family protein — protein sequence MPSSAGHRSTATVDRRGFLKTSLGASAGLLAAPAFATWLTAADAKAATGPAAFVDDYKSNVTTNLTPETNAVVRILGGMSKVWKTGGTWDTGRVLDGEVLRANMRYCARITQARTEAQAKEAFLYDRQHQSYAMIAALGPLAELYKAGAKAVTSITGAPDGTPAGKINDAVPADAPAGSALGAGSYDSELGKVAKLVDTVRGPFASGNPGKFAFQYPRPWRMNEDSEVVDTGKKDALGYPVYDSEVVVATQLLRQRAEEPKEDGGFPSGHTNAFHLAGLAYAYAVPERFQELVTRAFELSHTRIMSGMHSTVDVIGGRIMATALTAATLADPANAELKAAARAQALAYFTQQTGTTPDTLYAHAHPDAGDAYADREANARAIEPRLTYVLTRHGRKDPLTVPKGAEVLLETRLPYLDAAQRREVLRTTALPSGYVLLDGFEQWGRLNLFAAADGYGSFDRDVTVTLDAAAGGFHAADRWRNDIEGDGGLTKRGTGTLTLTGHNRYHGGTVVENGVLVAASPNALGEGDVRVAGGTLRADKVLRVRGSYVQEGESTLELLLRKNHGPALTVSRRVLLGRDSVLSLRLDTERPPVAGTTVPVLSAPALRGGFARVELDSDTLRAVPVHTSQGLSVRLVRR from the coding sequence ATGCCGTCATCAGCCGGGCACCGCAGCACCGCAACCGTCGACCGACGGGGCTTCCTCAAGACCTCCCTCGGGGCCTCGGCGGGCCTGCTCGCCGCACCGGCCTTCGCCACCTGGCTCACCGCAGCCGACGCGAAGGCCGCCACCGGTCCCGCCGCGTTCGTCGACGACTACAAGTCGAACGTCACGACGAACCTGACCCCCGAGACCAACGCGGTCGTCCGGATCCTGGGCGGCATGTCGAAGGTGTGGAAGACCGGCGGCACCTGGGACACCGGCCGGGTCCTGGACGGCGAGGTGCTGCGCGCCAACATGCGCTACTGCGCCCGGATCACGCAGGCCCGCACCGAGGCCCAGGCCAAGGAGGCCTTCCTCTACGACCGCCAGCACCAGAGCTACGCCATGATCGCCGCGCTGGGCCCGCTGGCCGAGCTGTACAAGGCGGGTGCCAAGGCCGTCACGTCGATCACCGGTGCCCCGGACGGCACGCCCGCCGGAAAGATCAACGACGCGGTGCCCGCCGACGCCCCGGCCGGTTCCGCGCTCGGCGCCGGCTCCTACGACTCGGAGCTCGGCAAGGTGGCCAAGCTGGTCGACACGGTGCGCGGGCCGTTCGCCTCGGGCAACCCGGGCAAGTTCGCCTTCCAGTACCCGCGTCCCTGGCGGATGAACGAGGACAGCGAGGTCGTCGACACCGGGAAGAAGGACGCGCTCGGCTACCCGGTGTACGACTCGGAGGTGGTCGTCGCCACGCAGCTGCTGCGTCAGCGCGCCGAGGAGCCCAAGGAGGACGGCGGTTTCCCGAGCGGCCACACCAACGCCTTCCACCTGGCCGGACTGGCCTACGCGTACGCGGTGCCCGAGCGCTTCCAGGAGCTCGTGACGCGCGCCTTCGAGCTGAGCCACACCCGGATCATGTCGGGCATGCACTCCACGGTCGATGTCATCGGCGGCCGGATCATGGCCACCGCCCTGACCGCGGCGACGCTGGCCGACCCGGCGAACGCGGAGCTCAAGGCCGCGGCCCGCGCCCAGGCCCTCGCCTACTTCACGCAGCAGACGGGCACGACGCCGGACACGCTGTACGCCCACGCGCACCCGGACGCCGGTGACGCCTACGCCGACCGCGAGGCCAACGCCCGTGCGATCGAGCCCCGGTTGACGTACGTCCTGACCCGCCACGGCCGCAAGGACCCGCTCACGGTGCCCAAGGGCGCGGAGGTCCTGCTGGAGACCCGGCTGCCCTATCTGGACGCGGCCCAGCGGCGCGAGGTGCTGCGCACGACCGCGCTGCCCTCCGGGTACGTCCTGCTGGACGGCTTCGAGCAGTGGGGCCGGCTGAACCTGTTCGCGGCGGCGGACGGGTACGGCTCCTTCGACCGCGACGTCACCGTGACGCTGGACGCGGCGGCCGGCGGCTTCCACGCGGCCGACCGCTGGCGCAACGACATCGAGGGCGACGGCGGACTCACCAAGCGCGGCACCGGCACGCTCACCCTCACGGGCCACAACCGCTACCACGGCGGGACCGTCGTCGAGAACGGCGTGCTGGTCGCCGCCTCCCCCAACGCCCTCGGCGAGGGCGACGTCCGGGTCGCCGGCGGCACACTCCGCGCGGACAAGGTCCTGCGGGTGCGCGGCTCCTACGTCCAGGAGGGCGAGTCGACGCTGGAGCTGCTGCTCCGCAAGAACCACGGCCCGGCGCTCACGGTGAGCCGGCGGGTCCTGCTGGGCCGGGACAGCGTGCTGTCGCTGCGGCTCGACACCGAGCGCCCGCCGGTCGCGGGGACGACCGTCCCGGTGCTGTCCGCTCCGGCGCTGCGCGGCGGGTTCGCCCGCGTCGAGCTGGACTCCGACACGCTGCGGGCCGTGCCCGTGCACACGTCTCAGGGCCTGTCGGTGCGACTCGTGCGGCGGTAG
- a CDS encoding carbohydrate ABC transporter permease yields MTTTDMPRKVDSAHGRAVSRKRPGSAAGGGLRRAIPATTLLWVLAALYGLPVLWFVLSSFKPAGDLFSLPLTLFPHDPTVSGYKAAWDSANFSQYFINSTIVCVIATILTVGVSCCTGYALAKYDNKWLKVFFVGILATTMLPGEVMLAPQFLVVRDLGLYNSLAGIILPAVLTATGCFMFRQFFLTVPDELIEAARIDGARELSIFLRIMVPISRPIMLTLAILSFQWRWNDYIWPLLMLNDPEKFTVQIGIQSLVGAQNINWSVVLGGSVISMIPLIVVFLVFQRYVMNADINAGLKD; encoded by the coding sequence ATGACAACCACAGACATGCCACGCAAGGTCGACTCCGCGCACGGACGGGCTGTTTCCAGGAAGCGGCCCGGTAGCGCGGCCGGTGGTGGGCTTCGGCGCGCGATTCCCGCGACGACACTGCTGTGGGTCCTGGCGGCCCTCTACGGGTTGCCGGTGCTGTGGTTCGTCCTCAGCTCCTTCAAACCGGCCGGAGACCTGTTCTCCCTTCCGCTGACGCTGTTCCCGCACGACCCCACCGTGTCGGGATACAAGGCGGCGTGGGACAGCGCCAACTTCTCCCAGTACTTCATCAACTCGACCATCGTGTGTGTGATCGCGACGATCCTCACGGTGGGAGTGAGCTGCTGCACCGGGTACGCGCTGGCCAAGTACGACAACAAGTGGCTCAAGGTCTTCTTCGTCGGCATCCTGGCCACCACGATGCTGCCGGGCGAGGTCATGCTCGCCCCGCAGTTCCTGGTGGTCCGCGACCTCGGCCTCTACAACTCGCTCGCCGGCATCATCCTCCCGGCCGTGCTCACCGCGACCGGCTGCTTCATGTTCCGCCAGTTCTTCCTGACGGTCCCCGACGAGCTCATCGAGGCCGCCCGCATCGACGGCGCCCGTGAACTGTCGATCTTCCTGCGGATCATGGTGCCGATCTCCCGGCCCATCATGCTGACGCTCGCCATCCTGTCGTTCCAGTGGCGGTGGAACGACTACATCTGGCCGCTGCTGATGCTCAACGACCCCGAGAAGTTCACCGTGCAGATCGGCATCCAGAGCCTCGTCGGGGCGCAGAACATCAACTGGTCGGTGGTGCTCGGCGGATCGGTCATCTCCATGATCCCGCTGATCGTCGTCTTCCTGGTGTTCCAGCGCTACGTCATGAACGCCGACATCAACGCCGGACTGAAGGACTGA